TCGATCCCGATACTGCCCAGCCGTACGCTGGGGCAGGAAGCATAGGAATAGCCATAGGCCATCTTGTTTACGAACAGGAAATCACCAATCAGCAGCGTTTCCTTCATCGAACCCGAAGGGATCCAGAACGGCTGAAAGAACAACGTCCGGAACACGCCGGCAATCAGCAGCGCGTAGACAATGGTCTTTATCGTCTCAAGGATCGAGTGTCCGGCATGGGATTTGGCCGTCATCAGGCTCTCCGGTGTTGTAGGTTGGGTCGGGGGCTACATGCGGCCCGGCTGGGTCTAAGTCAAGCATCCCCGCCGGATTCCCCCGCTGCGTCAGCAAAGGGTCGCGCTTCGATCATCACGATGGCCTGCGCCCAAGGGTGATCATCGGTCAGGGTGACATGGATATGCGCCTCGTGGCCCGGCGGGGTCATCTTGGCGAGTCTGTCCGCAGCCCAGCCGGTCACATGCATGACGGGCTGGCCGGTGCGCAGGTTGCTAACGGACATGTCTTTCCAGGCGATGCCCATGCGCAGCCCGGTTCCCAGCGCCTTGGAGCATGCCTCCTTGGCCGCCCAGCGTTTTGCATAGGTGCCCGCCACATCACGGCGACGCTCGGACTTGCGCTGTTCGACCTCGGTAAAGACCCGGTTGCGGAACCGGTCGCCAAAACGGTCCAGCGTGCGCTGGATGCGGTCAATGTTGGCCAGATCGGTCCCGATGCCAAGGATCATGAAGCACCCATGGCGGTCAGTCCCGCCCTTCTTTCTTGCGGATCGCGGTCAGTTGAGATTTCGCACCCATGCCGGTAAAGAACCGCACGAGCACAAGCCCCAGCGCCGCCTGCAGCAGCGCTCCCCCAAACAGGACGCTGGCGCCGACCGGATCGCTCATCATCTGGCGCAGCGGTGGCATGATGACGCTGAGAAGCACCACGAAGATCAGGCTCAGCCCAAGGATCATCAGCGCTGCAGCCTTTGCAAACCGCCACAGGACAGCGCTTTCCGGCACCGCACGTTCTGCCTTGGCGTATCGTTGCCCTTCGACCATCGCCGCAACGATGGCAGGAATGATGCTCATCCCGCCATTGGCAATGTTATGACCCAAAAGGACCTGCACGGCATAGACAACCGCGATCACCCCTAGAGCCGTAGCCACATAGACCAGCGTAAAGCGTTTGAGGTTCATGCCTCTGCCCCGCTGCGCGCGGCATCCATCCGGCGGCGCATTTCCGCGATGGCTGCAGGCAGCCCCACAAACAGGGCTTCGCCGATCAGGAAATGACCGATGTTCAGCTCCATGACCTGCGGAAGGGCGGCGATGGGACCAACGCTGTCGTAGGTCAGACCGTGTCCGACATGGACCTCCAGCCCCAGATCATGCGCATAGGCGGCCATTTCGGTGATCTTCGCCAGTTCGGCGTCACGCTCGTCCCAGCGACCTTCGGCCCAGGCATCCGCATAGGCACCTGCGTGCAGTTCGATCACCGGCGCGCCGATGCGGTGGCTGGCTTCGACCTGGGCCTTATCGGCAGCGATGAACATGGACACCCGGCTGCCCGCCTCGCGCAGGGGGGTGATGTATTCTGCCAGCGCATTGTCATTCCCGGCCACGTCAAGCCCGCCCTCGGTCGTGCGCTCTTCGCGCTTCTCCGGCACCAGGCAGATCGCATGGGGCTTGTGACGCAGGGCGATGGCCTGCATTTCTTCAGTGGCAGCCATTTCAAAATTCAGCGGTGCCTGCAGCACCTGCATCATGCCTTCGATGTCGCTGTCGATGATATGGCGGCGATCTTCGCGCAGGTGTGCAGTGATCCCGTCGGCGCCCGCGTTCTGCGCCAGCAGAGCGGCGCGCACCGGATCCGGGTTGTCACCGCCGCGGGCGTTGCGCACGGTGGCCACGTGGTCGATGTTGACGCCCAGCCTCAACCTGTTCTGTGCCTTGTTCTCTGCCATGGTCCTCGGTCCTGAAAGGAATGTCCTGCGCCAGAGACTAGACAGGCAAACTCTGGGGGCAACCCCGATTTTCCATCCTGATTAGGGAAACCACGGCAGTCTAATCCGCGCGGCGTTTCACACGCGCACCCAGCGATGACTTGAGGCTGGTTTTCAACCCCTTCTTCGCCGGAGGTTCTGTGCTTTCCGCACCTTCCAGCGCGGCGCGGCGTTTGATCTCTTCAAACTTGGCCTTGATCTTGGCCCGGCGGCGCTGCTGATAGGCCCGGATCAGCGGCAGGCTGACCATATAGCAAACCGTAGCGCAGATGATGCCCGGAATGATGCCGCCGATCATATAGGGATAGAACACCTCGTTGTAGAACACCTGCAACCCGTGCCAATCCGCCGGGCGGTCACTGTAGAGGGCAAAGAGGTTGTTCTTCAGATCGTCACCGGCAGCGAAAAATTTGCCCACCAGAGACTTGTCCACTTCCTCGTCAAAATGGGTGCCCAGCAGCCAGTGGCCGGTCTGCAGCGAGGCCACCCCGATCGGCACATAGGTCAGAGGGTTGCCGAAGAAGGTCGAGCTGAGCGCCGCAAGGATATTGCCATTCATCACCCGCGCGATGATCGCCGCCACAACGAAATGCATCCCGTAGAACGGTGTGAAGGTGGTAAAGACCCCAGCCCAGATGCCGCGGGCAATGCGTTCAGGCGAATCGGGAAGCCTGCGGACGCGGTGCTTGACGTAGTGAAACGCCCGGGTCCAACCGCCCCGAGGCCAGAAAAAATCCGCAACCGCACGAAGGGGCGGACGTCTGTCCCGGCGCCTGAATACCAACGGTCTGCGTCCTTCCCGGTTCCAGCCGAACCATTATCCCGGAATTGTGTGCTTTACCGGTTTTTCCCTGAACCGCACCACTTCGGCGACATGACTTTCCGCCTCCAACGTCAACATGAGGGAATGGAGCTGTTCCACATCCCGTAGCTCGACATTGATCATAAGCCGGTAAAAGTCTGGTTTCCGATCAACAAATTCCAGGTCCGAAATATTGGCCTTCTTCTCACCAATCAATGTACAAATC
This genomic stretch from Phaeobacter gallaeciensis harbors:
- a CDS encoding DUF2062 domain-containing protein codes for the protein MVFRRRDRRPPLRAVADFFWPRGGWTRAFHYVKHRVRRLPDSPERIARGIWAGVFTTFTPFYGMHFVVAAIIARVMNGNILAALSSTFFGNPLTYVPIGVASLQTGHWLLGTHFDEEVDKSLVGKFFAAGDDLKNNLFALYSDRPADWHGLQVFYNEVFYPYMIGGIIPGIICATVCYMVSLPLIRAYQQRRRAKIKAKFEEIKRRAALEGAESTEPPAKKGLKTSLKSSLGARVKRRAD
- a CDS encoding pyridoxine 5'-phosphate synthase; translated protein: MAENKAQNRLRLGVNIDHVATVRNARGGDNPDPVRAALLAQNAGADGITAHLREDRRHIIDSDIEGMMQVLQAPLNFEMAATEEMQAIALRHKPHAICLVPEKREERTTEGGLDVAGNDNALAEYITPLREAGSRVSMFIAADKAQVEASHRIGAPVIELHAGAYADAWAEGRWDERDAELAKITEMAAYAHDLGLEVHVGHGLTYDSVGPIAALPQVMELNIGHFLIGEALFVGLPAAIAEMRRRMDAARSGAEA
- the acpS gene encoding holo-ACP synthase, whose protein sequence is MILGIGTDLANIDRIQRTLDRFGDRFRNRVFTEVEQRKSERRRDVAGTYAKRWAAKEACSKALGTGLRMGIAWKDMSVSNLRTGQPVMHVTGWAADRLAKMTPPGHEAHIHVTLTDDHPWAQAIVMIEARPFADAAGESGGDA
- a CDS encoding ABZJ_00895 family protein: MNLKRFTLVYVATALGVIAVVYAVQVLLGHNIANGGMSIIPAIVAAMVEGQRYAKAERAVPESAVLWRFAKAAALMILGLSLIFVVLLSVIMPPLRQMMSDPVGASVLFGGALLQAALGLVLVRFFTGMGAKSQLTAIRKKEGRD